From one Physeter macrocephalus isolate SW-GA chromosome 18, ASM283717v5, whole genome shotgun sequence genomic stretch:
- the CFB gene encoding complement factor B, giving the protein MGSNCSPQLCLVPLILGLLSGGVSMTPLPEAGSQSPCSLEGVEIKGGSFRLLRAGQSLEYLCPSGFYPYPVQIRTCRSTGSWSTLQTQDKKIVKRAECKAIRCPRPQDFENGQYWPQAAYYNLSDEISFSCYDGYNLRGSANRTCQATGRWDGETAICDDGAGYCLNPGIPIGTRKVGSQYRLEDSVTYYCSRGLTLRGSQRRTCQEGGSWSGTEPSCQDSFMYDTPAEVAEAFLSSLTETIEGVDAEDGHSPGEQQKRRIILDPSGSMNIYLVLDGSDSIGSRNFTGAKNCLSNFIEKVASYGVRPKYGLVTYATDPKVLIRVTDPKSSDADWVTEQLNQINYEDHKLKAGTNTKKALLEVYNMMSREVNNLPEAWNRTRHVIILMTDGLHNMGGDPVSVIHDIRDLLDIGRNRKNPREDYLDIYVFGVGPLVNQDNINALASKKDKEQHVFKLKDIDNLEDVFIQMLDETRTLGLCGMVWEHKKGTDYHKQPWQAKISVTRPSKGHESCMGAVVSEYFVLTAAHCFTVDDEKHSIKVSMGGKKQEWEIEEVLFHPNYDLNAKKAKGIPEFYDYDVALIKLKKKLKYDDTIRPICLPCTEGSNQALRLPQSTTCRQQMQELLPAKDIKALFVSELFKERKKTLTRKEVYIKNGEKKTGCERDALRAIGYDKVKDVSEVVTPRFLCTGGVAPYADPNTCKGDSGGPLIIHKKSRFIQVGVISWGVVDVCKRQQQVPAYARDFHINLYQVLPWLKEKLQDEDLGFL; this is encoded by the exons ATGGGGAGCAATTGCAGCCCCCAACTCTGCCTGGTACCCTTGATCCTGGGCCTCTTGTCTGGAG GTGTGAGCATGACGCCATTGCCTGAGGCCGGGTCCCAAAGCCCCTGCTCTCTGGAGGGAGTAGAGATCAAAGGTGGCTCCTTCCGGCTTCTCAGGGCGGGCCAGTCACTGGAGTACCTGTGTCCTTCTGGCTTCTACCCATACCCTGTGCAGATTCGTACCTGCAGATCCACGGGATCCTGGAGCACCCTGCAGACCCAAGACAAAAAGATTGTCAAGAGGGCCGAATGCAAAG CAATCCGCTGTCCCAGACCACAGGACTTTGAGAACGGGCAGTACTGGCCCCAGGCCGCCTACTACAATTTGAGTGACGAGATCTCTTTCAGCTGCTATGATGGTTACAATCTCCGGGGCTCTGCCAATCGCACCTGCCAAGCGACTGGTCGGTGGGATGGGGAAACGGCCATCTGCGATGATGGAG CGGGGTACTGCCTGAACCCGGGCATCCCCATTGGCACAAGGAAGGTGGGCAGCCAGTACCGCCTTGAAGACAGTGTCACCTACTACTGCAGCCGGGGGCTCACTCTACGTGGCTCCCAGCGGCGAACATGTCAGGAAGGTGGCTCTTGGAGTGGAACGGAGCCTTCTTGCCAAG actccttTATGTACGACACCCCTGCAGAGGTGGCCGAAGCTTTCCTGTCTTCCCTGACAGAGACCATAGAAGGAGTTGATGCTGAGGATGGGCACAGCCCAG GGGAACAACAGAAGAGGAGGATTATCCTGGACCCCTCGGGCTCCATGAACATCTACCTGGTGCTGGATGGATCAGACAGCATTGGGTCCCGCAACTTCACAGGGGCCAAGAATTGTCTCAGCAACTTCATTGAGAAG GTGGCAAGTTATGGGGTGAGGCCAAAATATGGTCTAGTGACATATGCCACAGACCCCAAAGTTTTGATCAGAGTGACTGACCCAAAGAGCAGCGATGCAGACTGGGTCACAGAGCAGCTCAACCAAATCAACTACGAAG ACCACAAGTTGAAGGCAGGGACTAACACCAAGAAGGCTCTCCTGgaagtatacaacatgatgagCAGGGAAGTGAACAACCTCCCTGAAGCCTGGAACCGCACCCGCCATGTCATCATCCTCATGACTGATG GCTTGCACAACATGGGTGGGGATCCAGTCTCTGTCATTCACGATATCCGGGACTTGCTGGACATTGGTAGAAATCGCAAAAACCCCAGGGAGGATTATCTGG aCATCTATGTGTTCGGGGTTGGGCCTCTGGTGAACCAAGACAACATCAATGCTTTGGCTTCCAAGAAGGATAAAGAGCAACACGTGTTCAAACTGAAGGACATAGATAACCTGGAGGATGTTTTCATACAAATGCTTG ATGAGACCCGGACTCTGGGTCTTTGTGGCATGGTTTGGGAGCACAAGAAAGGTACTGACTATCACAAGCAACCATGGCAGGCCAAGATCTCAGTCACT CGTCCTTCAAAGGGACATGAGAGCTGTATGGGTGCTGTGGTGTCTGAGTACTTTGTGCTGACAGCGGCACACTGTTTCACCGTGGATGACGAGAAACACTCAATCAAGGTCAGCATGG GAGGGAAGAAGCAGGAGTGGGAGATAGAAGAAGTCCTATTTCACCCAAACTACGACCTCAATGCGAAAAAAGCAAAAGGTATTCCTGAATTTTATGACTATGATGTGGCCCTGATCAAGCTCAAGAAGAAGCTCAAGTATGATGACACCATCAG GCCCATTTGTCTCCCCTGCACTGAGGGATCGAATCAAGCTTTGAGGCTTCCACAGTCAACCACGTGCCGGCAACAGA TGCAAGAGCTGCTCCCAGCAAAGGATATCAAAGCTCTGTTTGTGTCTGAGCTGTTTAAGGAACGTAAGAAGACACTGACTCGGAAGGAGGTCTACATCAAGAATGGGGAAAAG AAAACCGGCTGTGAGAGAGATGCTCTACGTGCCATAGGCTATGACAAAGTCAAGGACGTCTCTGAGGTAGTCACCCCCAGGTTCCTCTGCACCGGAGGGGTGGCTCCCTATGCTGACCCCAACACTTGCAAAG GTGATTCTGGTGGTCCCCTGATTATTCACAAGAAGAGTCGCTTCATTCAA GTTGGTGTGATCAGCTGGGGCGTTGTGGATGTCTGCAAGCGGCAGCAACAGGTACCTGCTTACGCCCGAGACTTTCACATCAACCTCTACCAAGTGCTGCCCTGGCTCAAGGAAAAACTC
- the C2 gene encoding complement C2 isoform X1 — protein sequence MDPLMAVLCLLPLYPGLATTTPSCPQNVNISGGTFTLSNGWAPGSILTYSCPLGLYPYPVVTSLCKSNGRWHFPRSTQRTKAVCKPVRCPAPVTFENGVYTPRLGSHPVGGNLSFECEDGFTLRGSPVRHCRPNGMWDGETAVCDNGASHCPNPGTAAGTVRTGSRFGLGDKVSYRCASNLVLTGSVERECQDDGVWSGMEPICRQPYSYDFPEDVAPALGTSLSHLLGTTNPTQKKKGNVGRKIQIQRSGHLNLYVLLDASQSVEEEDFEIFKKSASHLVDRIFSFEVKVSVAIITFASKPKVIMSILDNKSGDVTEVAQSLENTLYKDHENGTGTNIHEALNSVYIMMNNQMQRLGMNTAAWQEIRHVIILLTDGKSNMGGSPKVAVDKIKEVLNINQKRKDYLDIYAIGVGNLDVDWRELNELGSKKDGERHAFILKDVKALSQVFEHLLDVSQLTDTICGVGNMSANASAQERTPWHVTIKPKNQETCRGALISDQWVLTAAHCLRNTEDQSLWRVSVGDPNSQWGKEFHIEKAVISSRFNVFAKKNQGIPEFYGDDIALLKLAQKVKMSTHARCRSLGWEGALWVRSALGKRWRRGHQGWASVTLVLLLRPICLPCTVGANLALRRLPGSTCRDHESELLNKLSIPAHFVALNGNKLNVNLKTGSEWTNCVKVVSQDKTTFPNLTDVREVVTDQFLCSGTQGDDSPCKGESGGAVFLERRFRFFQVGLVSWGLYNPCGSSDKNSRKSAPRGRVPPPRDFHISLFHLQPWLRQHLEGVLNFLPL from the exons ATGGACCCACTGATGGCCGTCCTTTGCCTGCTGCCCCTGTACCCAG GCCTCGCTACGAccactccctcctgccctcagaaCGTGAATATCTCTGGGGGCACTTTCACCCTCAGCAACGGCTGGGCCCCTGGGAGTATCCTCACGTACTCCTGCCCCCTGGGCCTTTACCCATACCCGGTGGTGACAAGCCTGTGCAAGAGCAACGGACGGTGGCATTTCCCGAGATCCACCCAGCGGACAAAGGCGGTCTGCAAAC ctGTTCGCTGTCCAGCCCCTGTTACCTTTGAGAACGGCGTATACACCCCACGGCTGGGGTCCCACCCTGTGGGCGGCAACCTGAGCTTCGAGTGTGAGGATGGCTTCACACTGCGGGGCTCGCCCGTGCGGCACTGTCGCCCCAATGGCATGTGGGATGGGGAGACAGCTGTGTGTGACAATGGCG CCAGCCACTGCCCCAACCCGGGCACTGCCGCGGGCACAGTGCGGACGGGGTCTCGCTTCGGCCTTGGGGACAAGGTCAGCTACCGCTGCGCCTCGAATCTGGTGCTGACGGGGTCTGTGGAGCGAGAGTGCCAGGATGATGGGGTCTGGAGCGGGATGGAGCCCATCTGCCGCC AGCCCTACTCTTACGACTTTCCCGAGGATGtggcccctgccctgggcaccTCCTTGTCCCACCTACTTGGAACCACCAACCCCACCCAGAAGAAGAAAG GAAACGTGGGCCGCAAAATACAAATCCAGCGCTCCGGTCACCTGAACCTCTACGTGCTCCTGGACGCATCTCAGAGTGTGGAGGAAGAGGATTTTGAAATCTTCAAGAAGAGCGCCTCCCACCTGGTGGACAGG ATCTTCAGCTTTGAGGTCAAGGTTAGTGTCGCCATCATCACTTTTGCATCAAAACCCAAAGTCATCATGTCTATCCTGGACAACAAATCTGGGGATGTGACTGAAGTGGCCCAGAGTCTGGAAAACACCCTCTATAAAG ACCATGAAAATGGAACCGGGACCAACATCCACGAGGCCCTAAATTCTGTCTATATCATGATGAATAACCAAATGCAACGGCTCGGTATGAACACGGCGGCCTGGCAGGAAATCCGACATGTCATCATCCTTCTGACAGATG GAAAGTCCAACATGGGCGGCTCTCCCAAGGTGGCCGTTGACAAAATCAAGGAGGTCTTGAACATCAACCAGAAGAGGAAAGACTATCTGG ACATCTATGCCATCGGCGTGGGCAACCTGGATGTGGACTGGAGAGAACTGAATGAGCTGGGGTCCAAGAAGGATGGCGAGAGGCATGCCTTCATTCTGAAGGACGTGAAGGCTCTGAGCCAGGTCTTTGAGCACTTGCTGG ATGTCTCCCAGCTCACGGACACCATCTGTGGGGTAGGGAACATGTCTGCCAATGCCTCTGCCCAGGAGAGGACACCCTGGCATGTCACTATTAAG CCCAAGAACCAGGAGACCTGCCGAGGGGCCCTCATCTCGGACCAGTGGGTCCTGACAGCCGCTCACTGCCTCCGCAACACCGAGGACCAGTCCCTGTGGAGGGTCAGCGTGG GGGATCCCAACTCCCAGTGGGGCAAAGAATTCCATATTGAGAAGGCGGTGATCTCCTCGAGGTTCAACGTCTTTGCCAAGAAGAATCAGGGAATCCCGGAGTTCTATGGCGATGACATCGCTCTGCTAAAGCTGGCCCAGAAAGTGAAGATGTCCACCCACGCCAGGTGCCGGAGTCTGGGATGGGAGGGTGCCCTCTGGGTGAGAAGTGCTCTGGGGAAGCGCTGGAGGAGGGGACACCAAGGATGGGCTTCTGTGACCCTTGTCCTTCTCCTCAGGCCCATCTGCCTTCCCTGCACGGTGGGGGCCAATCTGGCTCTGCGGAGACTTCCAGGCAGCACCTGCAGAGACCACG AGAGTGAACTTCTGAACAAATTGAGCATTCCTGCTCATTTCGTGGCTTTGAATGGGAACAAGCTGAACGTTAACCTCAAGACAGGGTCGGAG TGGACAAACTGTGTCAAGGTCGTCTCCCAAGACAAAACCACGTTCCCCAACTTGACAGATGTCAGAGAGGTGGTGACAGACCAGTTCCTATGCAGTGGGACGCAGGGGGATGACAGTCCCTGCAAGG GAGAATCTGGGGGAGCAGTTTTCCTTGAGCGGAGATTCAGGTTTTTTCAG GTGGGCCTGGTGAGCTGGGGTCTCTACAACCCCTGTGGCAGCTCTGATAAGAACTCCCGCAAAAGCGCGCCCCGTGGCAGGGTCCCGCCACCACGAGATTTCCACATCAGTCTCTTCCACCTGCAGCCCTGGCTGAGACAGCACCTGGAGGGCGTCCTGAACTTTTTGCCCCTCTga
- the C2 gene encoding complement C2 isoform X3 produces the protein MDPLMAVLCLLPLYPAVRCPAPVTFENGVYTPRLGSHPVGGNLSFECEDGFTLRGSPVRHCRPNGMWDGETAVCDNGASHCPNPGTAAGTVRTGSRFGLGDKVSYRCASNLVLTGSVERECQDDGVWSGMEPICRQPYSYDFPEDVAPALGTSLSHLLGTTNPTQKKKGNVGRKIQIQRSGHLNLYVLLDASQSVEEEDFEIFKKSASHLVDRIFSFEVKVSVAIITFASKPKVIMSILDNKSGDVTEVAQSLENTLYKDHENGTGTNIHEALNSVYIMMNNQMQRLGMNTAAWQEIRHVIILLTDGKSNMGGSPKVAVDKIKEVLNINQKRKDYLDIYAIGVGNLDVDWRELNELGSKKDGERHAFILKDVKALSQVFEHLLDVSQLTDTICGVGNMSANASAQERTPWHVTIKPKNQETCRGALISDQWVLTAAHCLRNTEDQSLWRVSVGDPNSQWGKEFHIEKAVISSRFNVFAKKNQGIPEFYGDDIALLKLAQKVKMSTHARCRSLGWEGALWVRSALGKRWRRGHQGWASVTLVLLLRPICLPCTVGANLALRRLPGSTCRDHESELLNKLSIPAHFVALNGNKLNVNLKTGSEWTNCVKVVSQDKTTFPNLTDVREVVTDQFLCSGTQGDDSPCKGESGGAVFLERRFRFFQVGLVSWGLYNPCGSSDKNSRKSAPRGRVPPPRDFHISLFHLQPWLRQHLEGVLNFLPL, from the exons ATGGACCCACTGATGGCCGTCCTTTGCCTGCTGCCCCTGTACCCAG ctGTTCGCTGTCCAGCCCCTGTTACCTTTGAGAACGGCGTATACACCCCACGGCTGGGGTCCCACCCTGTGGGCGGCAACCTGAGCTTCGAGTGTGAGGATGGCTTCACACTGCGGGGCTCGCCCGTGCGGCACTGTCGCCCCAATGGCATGTGGGATGGGGAGACAGCTGTGTGTGACAATGGCG CCAGCCACTGCCCCAACCCGGGCACTGCCGCGGGCACAGTGCGGACGGGGTCTCGCTTCGGCCTTGGGGACAAGGTCAGCTACCGCTGCGCCTCGAATCTGGTGCTGACGGGGTCTGTGGAGCGAGAGTGCCAGGATGATGGGGTCTGGAGCGGGATGGAGCCCATCTGCCGCC AGCCCTACTCTTACGACTTTCCCGAGGATGtggcccctgccctgggcaccTCCTTGTCCCACCTACTTGGAACCACCAACCCCACCCAGAAGAAGAAAG GAAACGTGGGCCGCAAAATACAAATCCAGCGCTCCGGTCACCTGAACCTCTACGTGCTCCTGGACGCATCTCAGAGTGTGGAGGAAGAGGATTTTGAAATCTTCAAGAAGAGCGCCTCCCACCTGGTGGACAGG ATCTTCAGCTTTGAGGTCAAGGTTAGTGTCGCCATCATCACTTTTGCATCAAAACCCAAAGTCATCATGTCTATCCTGGACAACAAATCTGGGGATGTGACTGAAGTGGCCCAGAGTCTGGAAAACACCCTCTATAAAG ACCATGAAAATGGAACCGGGACCAACATCCACGAGGCCCTAAATTCTGTCTATATCATGATGAATAACCAAATGCAACGGCTCGGTATGAACACGGCGGCCTGGCAGGAAATCCGACATGTCATCATCCTTCTGACAGATG GAAAGTCCAACATGGGCGGCTCTCCCAAGGTGGCCGTTGACAAAATCAAGGAGGTCTTGAACATCAACCAGAAGAGGAAAGACTATCTGG ACATCTATGCCATCGGCGTGGGCAACCTGGATGTGGACTGGAGAGAACTGAATGAGCTGGGGTCCAAGAAGGATGGCGAGAGGCATGCCTTCATTCTGAAGGACGTGAAGGCTCTGAGCCAGGTCTTTGAGCACTTGCTGG ATGTCTCCCAGCTCACGGACACCATCTGTGGGGTAGGGAACATGTCTGCCAATGCCTCTGCCCAGGAGAGGACACCCTGGCATGTCACTATTAAG CCCAAGAACCAGGAGACCTGCCGAGGGGCCCTCATCTCGGACCAGTGGGTCCTGACAGCCGCTCACTGCCTCCGCAACACCGAGGACCAGTCCCTGTGGAGGGTCAGCGTGG GGGATCCCAACTCCCAGTGGGGCAAAGAATTCCATATTGAGAAGGCGGTGATCTCCTCGAGGTTCAACGTCTTTGCCAAGAAGAATCAGGGAATCCCGGAGTTCTATGGCGATGACATCGCTCTGCTAAAGCTGGCCCAGAAAGTGAAGATGTCCACCCACGCCAGGTGCCGGAGTCTGGGATGGGAGGGTGCCCTCTGGGTGAGAAGTGCTCTGGGGAAGCGCTGGAGGAGGGGACACCAAGGATGGGCTTCTGTGACCCTTGTCCTTCTCCTCAGGCCCATCTGCCTTCCCTGCACGGTGGGGGCCAATCTGGCTCTGCGGAGACTTCCAGGCAGCACCTGCAGAGACCACG AGAGTGAACTTCTGAACAAATTGAGCATTCCTGCTCATTTCGTGGCTTTGAATGGGAACAAGCTGAACGTTAACCTCAAGACAGGGTCGGAG TGGACAAACTGTGTCAAGGTCGTCTCCCAAGACAAAACCACGTTCCCCAACTTGACAGATGTCAGAGAGGTGGTGACAGACCAGTTCCTATGCAGTGGGACGCAGGGGGATGACAGTCCCTGCAAGG GAGAATCTGGGGGAGCAGTTTTCCTTGAGCGGAGATTCAGGTTTTTTCAG GTGGGCCTGGTGAGCTGGGGTCTCTACAACCCCTGTGGCAGCTCTGATAAGAACTCCCGCAAAAGCGCGCCCCGTGGCAGGGTCCCGCCACCACGAGATTTCCACATCAGTCTCTTCCACCTGCAGCCCTGGCTGAGACAGCACCTGGAGGGCGTCCTGAACTTTTTGCCCCTCTga
- the C2 gene encoding complement C2 isoform X2 has product MDPLMAVLCLLPLYPGLATTTPSCPQNVNISGGTFTLSNGWAPGSILTYSCPLGLYPYPVVTSLCKSNGRWHFPRSTQRTKAVCKPVRCPAPVTFENGVYTPRLGSHPVGGNLSFECEDGFTLRGSPVRHCRPNGMWDGETAVCDNGASHCPNPGTAAGTVRTGSRFGLGDKVSYRCASNLVLTGSVERECQDDGVWSGMEPICRQPYSYDFPEDVAPALGTSLSHLLGTTNPTQKKKGNVGRKIQIQRSGHLNLYVLLDASQSVEEEDFEIFKKSASHLVDRIFSFEVKVSVAIITFASKPKVIMSILDNKSGDVTEVAQSLENTLYKDHENGTGTNIHEALNSVYIMMNNQMQRLGMNTAAWQEIRHVIILLTDGKSNMGGSPKVAVDKIKEVLNINQKRKDYLDIYAIGVGNLDVDWRELNELGSKKDGERHAFILKDVKALSQVFEHLLDVSQLTDTICGVGNMSANASAQERTPWHVTIKPKNQETCRGALISDQWVLTAAHCLRNTEDQSLWRVSVGDPNSQWGKEFHIEKAVISSRFNVFAKKNQGIPEFYGDDIALLKLAQKVKMSTHARPICLPCTVGANLALRRLPGSTCRDHESELLNKLSIPAHFVALNGNKLNVNLKTGSEWTNCVKVVSQDKTTFPNLTDVREVVTDQFLCSGTQGDDSPCKGESGGAVFLERRFRFFQVGLVSWGLYNPCGSSDKNSRKSAPRGRVPPPRDFHISLFHLQPWLRQHLEGVLNFLPL; this is encoded by the exons ATGGACCCACTGATGGCCGTCCTTTGCCTGCTGCCCCTGTACCCAG GCCTCGCTACGAccactccctcctgccctcagaaCGTGAATATCTCTGGGGGCACTTTCACCCTCAGCAACGGCTGGGCCCCTGGGAGTATCCTCACGTACTCCTGCCCCCTGGGCCTTTACCCATACCCGGTGGTGACAAGCCTGTGCAAGAGCAACGGACGGTGGCATTTCCCGAGATCCACCCAGCGGACAAAGGCGGTCTGCAAAC ctGTTCGCTGTCCAGCCCCTGTTACCTTTGAGAACGGCGTATACACCCCACGGCTGGGGTCCCACCCTGTGGGCGGCAACCTGAGCTTCGAGTGTGAGGATGGCTTCACACTGCGGGGCTCGCCCGTGCGGCACTGTCGCCCCAATGGCATGTGGGATGGGGAGACAGCTGTGTGTGACAATGGCG CCAGCCACTGCCCCAACCCGGGCACTGCCGCGGGCACAGTGCGGACGGGGTCTCGCTTCGGCCTTGGGGACAAGGTCAGCTACCGCTGCGCCTCGAATCTGGTGCTGACGGGGTCTGTGGAGCGAGAGTGCCAGGATGATGGGGTCTGGAGCGGGATGGAGCCCATCTGCCGCC AGCCCTACTCTTACGACTTTCCCGAGGATGtggcccctgccctgggcaccTCCTTGTCCCACCTACTTGGAACCACCAACCCCACCCAGAAGAAGAAAG GAAACGTGGGCCGCAAAATACAAATCCAGCGCTCCGGTCACCTGAACCTCTACGTGCTCCTGGACGCATCTCAGAGTGTGGAGGAAGAGGATTTTGAAATCTTCAAGAAGAGCGCCTCCCACCTGGTGGACAGG ATCTTCAGCTTTGAGGTCAAGGTTAGTGTCGCCATCATCACTTTTGCATCAAAACCCAAAGTCATCATGTCTATCCTGGACAACAAATCTGGGGATGTGACTGAAGTGGCCCAGAGTCTGGAAAACACCCTCTATAAAG ACCATGAAAATGGAACCGGGACCAACATCCACGAGGCCCTAAATTCTGTCTATATCATGATGAATAACCAAATGCAACGGCTCGGTATGAACACGGCGGCCTGGCAGGAAATCCGACATGTCATCATCCTTCTGACAGATG GAAAGTCCAACATGGGCGGCTCTCCCAAGGTGGCCGTTGACAAAATCAAGGAGGTCTTGAACATCAACCAGAAGAGGAAAGACTATCTGG ACATCTATGCCATCGGCGTGGGCAACCTGGATGTGGACTGGAGAGAACTGAATGAGCTGGGGTCCAAGAAGGATGGCGAGAGGCATGCCTTCATTCTGAAGGACGTGAAGGCTCTGAGCCAGGTCTTTGAGCACTTGCTGG ATGTCTCCCAGCTCACGGACACCATCTGTGGGGTAGGGAACATGTCTGCCAATGCCTCTGCCCAGGAGAGGACACCCTGGCATGTCACTATTAAG CCCAAGAACCAGGAGACCTGCCGAGGGGCCCTCATCTCGGACCAGTGGGTCCTGACAGCCGCTCACTGCCTCCGCAACACCGAGGACCAGTCCCTGTGGAGGGTCAGCGTGG GGGATCCCAACTCCCAGTGGGGCAAAGAATTCCATATTGAGAAGGCGGTGATCTCCTCGAGGTTCAACGTCTTTGCCAAGAAGAATCAGGGAATCCCGGAGTTCTATGGCGATGACATCGCTCTGCTAAAGCTGGCCCAGAAAGTGAAGATGTCCACCCACGCCAG GCCCATCTGCCTTCCCTGCACGGTGGGGGCCAATCTGGCTCTGCGGAGACTTCCAGGCAGCACCTGCAGAGACCACG AGAGTGAACTTCTGAACAAATTGAGCATTCCTGCTCATTTCGTGGCTTTGAATGGGAACAAGCTGAACGTTAACCTCAAGACAGGGTCGGAG TGGACAAACTGTGTCAAGGTCGTCTCCCAAGACAAAACCACGTTCCCCAACTTGACAGATGTCAGAGAGGTGGTGACAGACCAGTTCCTATGCAGTGGGACGCAGGGGGATGACAGTCCCTGCAAGG GAGAATCTGGGGGAGCAGTTTTCCTTGAGCGGAGATTCAGGTTTTTTCAG GTGGGCCTGGTGAGCTGGGGTCTCTACAACCCCTGTGGCAGCTCTGATAAGAACTCCCGCAAAAGCGCGCCCCGTGGCAGGGTCCCGCCACCACGAGATTTCCACATCAGTCTCTTCCACCTGCAGCCCTGGCTGAGACAGCACCTGGAGGGCGTCCTGAACTTTTTGCCCCTCTga